A genomic segment from Bacteroidales bacterium encodes:
- a CDS encoding Crp/Fnr family transcriptional regulator, translating to MKQYISDEQFETLFNSAIQLKFKKGEHLLKQNNKFTHVAYLHKGRVKFNYENEFGKNLVLTVVNSPILLGGANLFNEDTNLFSITAIEDCEACMLDVSILKKLVINNSALAIHLLEFTTSLFKSSILNFVSLVHKQVNGRIADILIYLSQKIYKSENFMLTLTRKELAEFAGCSQENVIHTLTRFHKEGIIKLEGKNIEIIDGNRLSEINRLG from the coding sequence ATGAAGCAGTATATAAGCGATGAACAATTTGAAACGCTTTTCAACAGTGCAATTCAATTAAAGTTTAAAAAAGGGGAACATTTGCTTAAACAAAACAACAAATTTACACATGTCGCTTATCTGCATAAGGGCAGAGTAAAATTTAATTACGAAAATGAATTTGGTAAAAATCTTGTTCTTACTGTTGTTAATTCACCAATTTTACTTGGAGGTGCAAACCTTTTTAATGAAGATACTAATCTGTTTTCAATCACTGCTATTGAAGATTGTGAAGCATGTATGCTCGATGTTTCGATTTTAAAAAAACTTGTCATTAACAATAGTGCTTTGGCAATACATTTGCTTGAATTCACAACATCATTGTTTAAAAGTTCAATTTTGAATTTTGTAAGCTTGGTGCATAAGCAAGTAAATGGACGAATTGCCGATATACTTATTTATCTTTCACAGAAAATATACAAAAGTGAAAACTTTATGCTAACTCTTACAAGAAAAGAATTAGCTGAATTTGCAGGATGTTCGCAGGAAAATGTTATTCATACTCTGACACGTTTTCATAAAGAAGGTATTATTAAATTAGAAGGAAAGAATATTGAAATCATTGATGGCAACCGACTATCTGAAATAAACAGATTAGGATAA
- the hemG gene encoding protoporphyrinogen oxidase, which yields MEIRTEIVVIGAGLTGLTTAYYLKKQNKRFIVLEKDNRVGGVINSIKENNFIYEEGPNTGVIGNTTVVELFDDLSDLCELEIAADAVNKRYILKNGKWEHLPLGLFDAIKTPLFTFKDKIRILGEPFRAPGKESHENLSALVRRRMGESFLKYTVDPFILGVYAGDPDYLIPKYALPKLYNLEHDYGSFIGGSIKKGFEKKTELEKRANRKVFSFKDGLSSLTNALYKSADENNFILGVTDIKINPTENGFEIRYNDKTGSEIIIKSNKIITTVGAYELGAIFPFIEKNIISKIDSLLYTKVIEIILGFEQWNGMKLDGFGGLIPFIEKRDLLGILFMSSLFKNRAPSNGSLLSIFMGGVRRQDMMNYNDNEIKKVVEKESVELLSLKQFNPNMFKIIRHNKAIPQYGIESGERFNAVAEIEKKYRGLFIGGNLKGGIGMADRIKQGKELAINI from the coding sequence ATGGAAATTCGTACTGAAATAGTTGTCATAGGAGCAGGACTTACAGGACTTACAACTGCATATTATTTAAAAAAACAAAATAAAAGATTTATTGTTTTAGAAAAAGACAACAGAGTTGGTGGAGTTATTAACTCAATTAAAGAAAATAATTTTATATATGAAGAAGGGCCTAATACAGGAGTAATAGGCAATACAACAGTTGTTGAACTTTTTGATGATTTGTCGGATTTGTGTGAATTGGAAATTGCTGCCGATGCAGTTAACAAAAGATATATTTTAAAAAACGGGAAATGGGAACATTTGCCTTTAGGATTATTTGATGCAATAAAAACTCCTTTATTTACTTTCAAAGATAAAATCCGCATACTTGGTGAGCCATTCAGGGCACCCGGAAAAGAGTCGCATGAAAATCTTTCTGCACTTGTAAGAAGAAGAATGGGAGAAAGTTTTTTAAAATACACTGTTGACCCATTCATTCTTGGAGTTTATGCCGGAGACCCTGATTATTTAATACCAAAATACGCTTTACCAAAACTTTATAATTTAGAACATGATTATGGAAGCTTCATCGGTGGCTCAATTAAAAAAGGATTTGAAAAGAAAACCGAATTGGAAAAAAGAGCAAACAGAAAAGTTTTTTCTTTTAAAGACGGTTTGAGTTCACTTACAAATGCTTTGTATAAATCGGCTGATGAAAATAATTTTATTCTTGGGGTAACTGACATAAAAATAAATCCGACAGAAAATGGATTTGAAATCAGATACAACGATAAAACAGGCAGCGAAATAATTATTAAATCAAATAAAATAATAACAACTGTTGGCGCTTATGAGCTTGGAGCAATATTTCCATTCATTGAAAAAAATATTATTTCAAAAATTGATTCGTTGCTTTACACAAAAGTTATAGAAATAATTTTAGGATTTGAGCAATGGAATGGAATGAAACTCGATGGTTTTGGCGGTTTGATTCCTTTTATTGAAAAACGCGATTTACTTGGAATACTTTTTATGTCATCGTTATTTAAAAACAGAGCTCCCTCAAATGGTTCGCTTTTATCAATATTCATGGGCGGTGTAAGAAGACAAGATATGATGAATTATAATGACAATGAAATTAAAAAAGTTGTGGAAAAAGAAAGTGTGGAGCTTTTGTCATTAAAACAATTTAATCCAAACATGTTTAAAATTATACGCCACAACAAAGCAATTCCGCAATACGGAATTGAAAGCGGAGAAAGATTTAATGCTGTTGCAGAAATTGAAAAAAAATATAGAGGTTTATTTATCGGTGGAAATCTAAAAGGCGGCATCGGAATGGCTGATAGAATAAAGCAGGGGAAAGAATTAGCAATAAATATTTAG
- a CDS encoding LysM peptidoglycan-binding domain-containing protein, translating to MRKIIIFILINFIFSVVTFSQEVKQKITRSAQTEVISGKKYYIHKIEKGQTLSTIAQAYSVKVDEIKKANPELKKKLKEGETIKIPFISKISQPKSEENFLTHEVEQGETLYNISKQYGISVDEIKRVNPDIADVIKEGQILNIPVTTKIPEKYKKQKENAITDTNRKKITKSELKVIYDVALMVPFNLQYADEIKINDNPEENIASNQKSFLFIGFYEGALIAIDSLKKTGMNLKIHVYEVNDDSVQTLGILRKPELQKMDLIIGPLFETPFKIVAGFAKKYEIKIVSPLTSENKVLENNPFVFKATPSMMVQLELYASYIAKKIHSTNLVIVYNDNNENEKIMLQKFKTVFKNTPDSSGKCLVATELPYNKSGLSGLDKIFIKDTQNVLLILSNNQIFVSNLITSLCSRYEIEKPNKKEDEPPEFTSRIEDFKIKVLGLSGWRHFDNMEITYLVKLYLQLYSTTFVDYEQENVKDFVIKYRDRFKTEPHKYAFVGFDICFYFLKALKDYGVNFQNNLNNIKTNPLQNKYIYQKTENNGFENKYINIFKYEDYKQIKVN from the coding sequence ATGAGAAAAATAATAATCTTTATACTGATAAATTTTATTTTTTCTGTAGTTACTTTTTCGCAAGAAGTAAAGCAAAAAATAACAAGATCAGCCCAAACAGAAGTAATAAGCGGAAAGAAATACTATATTCATAAAATAGAAAAAGGGCAAACGCTATCAACCATTGCTCAGGCATATTCGGTTAAAGTTGATGAAATAAAAAAAGCAAATCCCGAATTGAAAAAGAAGTTGAAAGAAGGGGAAACAATTAAAATACCTTTCATATCAAAAATTTCTCAACCAAAATCAGAAGAAAATTTTTTAACACATGAAGTTGAGCAGGGAGAAACCCTTTATAACATTTCAAAACAATATGGTATTTCTGTTGATGAAATAAAAAGGGTAAATCCCGATATTGCCGATGTAATCAAAGAAGGACAAATATTAAATATTCCGGTTACAACTAAAATTCCCGAGAAATATAAAAAGCAGAAAGAAAATGCTATAACTGATACTAACAGAAAAAAAATTACAAAGTCGGAGCTAAAAGTCATTTACGATGTTGCTTTAATGGTGCCATTTAATCTTCAATATGCCGATGAAATAAAAATAAATGATAATCCCGAAGAAAATATTGCAAGCAACCAGAAATCATTTTTATTTATTGGTTTTTATGAGGGAGCTTTGATAGCGATTGATTCATTGAAGAAAACAGGAATGAATTTGAAAATTCATGTTTATGAAGTTAATGATGATTCTGTTCAAACATTAGGTATTTTAAGAAAACCAGAACTTCAAAAAATGGATTTGATAATAGGTCCTTTATTTGAAACACCTTTTAAAATCGTTGCTGGATTTGCAAAAAAATATGAAATAAAAATCGTTTCTCCTTTAACTTCCGAAAATAAAGTTCTGGAAAATAATCCATTCGTTTTTAAAGCAACTCCGTCTATGATGGTTCAGCTCGAATTGTATGCAAGCTATATTGCAAAAAAAATCCATAGCACCAACCTTGTTATTGTTTATAACGATAATAACGAAAACGAAAAAATAATGCTTCAGAAATTTAAAACCGTTTTTAAAAATACTCCCGATAGTTCAGGAAAATGTCTTGTTGCTACCGAATTGCCTTATAACAAAAGCGGATTAAGTGGACTTGATAAAATTTTTATAAAAGACACCCAGAATGTATTATTAATCCTTTCCAATAATCAGATTTTTGTAAGCAATCTTATAACAAGTTTATGCAGCCGCTATGAAATAGAAAAACCGAATAAGAAAGAAGATGAACCACCCGAATTTACAAGCCGGATTGAAGATTTTAAAATTAAAGTTCTCGGACTTTCGGGCTGGCGTCATTTCGATAATATGGAAATTACTTATCTCGTTAAGCTTTATTTACAGCTATACTCAACAACTTTTGTAGATTATGAGCAGGAAAACGTAAAAGATTTTGTAATAAAATACAGAGACCGTTTTAAAACCGAACCCCATAAGTACGCCTTTGTGGGCTTTGATATATGTTTTTATTTTCTGAAAGCATTAAAAGATTACGGAGTAAATTTTCAGAATAATTTAAATAACATTAAAACCAATCCCCTTCAGAATAAATATATTTACCAGAAAACTGAAAACAACGGATTTGAGAATAAATATATAAACATTTTCAAATACGAAGATTATAAGCAGATAAAAGTAAATTAG
- the guaA gene encoding glutamine-hydrolyzing GMP synthase: MQEKIIILDFGSQYTQLIARRVRELNVYCEIHPYNNFPEIDETIKGIILSGSPYSVRDKNSPFIDILNIRKNLPVLAVCYGAQLIAQNYGGEVLPSKIREYGRANLSSINKNNILFKNISEGTQVWMSHGDTIKKIPENSEILASTPEVEVAAFELKNQNVFGVQFHPEVYHTTEGIRLLKNFIVDVCNASQNWTPDSFAESTIRELKEKLGNDKVVLGLSGGVDSTVTAVLLNKAIGRNLYCIFVDNGLLRKNEFQKVLDSYKKLDLNVIGIDASDIFLNELKGISNPEKKRKAIGKAFIDVFDKEAHKIKDVKWLAQGTIYPDVIESKSVKGPSATIKSHHNVGGLPDFMKLKIAEPLNTLFKDEVRKVGKILGIDESFLKRHPFPGPGLGIRILGEITKEKLDILKEADDIFIEGLIKENLYDSVWQAATIFLPVQSVGVMGDERTYENAICLRAVTSTDGMTADWVHLPYEFLAKVSNEIINKVKGVNRVVYDISSKPPATIEWE; the protein is encoded by the coding sequence ATGCAGGAAAAAATAATAATTCTCGATTTTGGTTCACAATATACGCAGTTGATTGCGCGCAGGGTAAGAGAACTTAATGTTTATTGCGAAATTCATCCTTACAATAATTTTCCTGAAATTGATGAAACAATAAAAGGAATAATACTTTCCGGAAGTCCATATTCTGTGAGGGACAAAAATTCTCCATTTATTGATATTTTAAATATAAGAAAAAACCTGCCTGTTCTTGCCGTTTGCTACGGAGCTCAACTTATTGCTCAAAATTACGGTGGCGAAGTTTTACCTTCAAAAATAAGAGAATACGGAAGAGCCAATCTTTCATCAATAAATAAAAATAACATTTTATTTAAAAATATTTCGGAAGGAACACAGGTTTGGATGTCGCATGGCGACACTATTAAAAAGATTCCCGAAAATTCCGAAATTCTTGCAAGCACCCCTGAAGTTGAAGTTGCCGCATTTGAATTAAAAAATCAAAATGTGTTTGGAGTGCAGTTTCATCCTGAAGTTTACCATACAACCGAAGGAATAAGATTGCTGAAAAATTTTATTGTTGATGTTTGTAATGCTTCACAAAATTGGACTCCCGATTCATTTGCCGAATCAACAATTAGAGAGTTAAAAGAAAAACTTGGCAACGATAAAGTTGTTTTGGGATTGTCGGGAGGTGTTGATTCTACTGTTACAGCAGTTCTTTTAAATAAAGCAATCGGAAGAAATCTTTACTGCATTTTTGTTGATAATGGTTTGTTGAGAAAAAATGAATTTCAAAAAGTTCTTGATTCATATAAAAAACTTGATTTAAACGTAATCGGTATTGATGCTTCAGATATATTTTTAAACGAGCTTAAAGGAATTTCAAATCCTGAAAAAAAACGAAAAGCAATTGGCAAAGCATTTATTGATGTATTCGATAAAGAGGCACATAAAATAAAAGATGTAAAGTGGCTTGCACAAGGAACAATATATCCCGATGTTATAGAATCGAAGTCGGTGAAAGGACCTTCGGCAACCATCAAATCTCATCATAATGTTGGCGGGTTACCGGATTTTATGAAACTGAAAATTGCAGAGCCGTTGAATACATTGTTTAAAGATGAAGTCAGGAAGGTTGGAAAAATTCTCGGCATTGATGAAAGTTTTTTGAAACGACACCCTTTTCCGGGTCCTGGTCTCGGAATAAGAATTCTGGGAGAAATAACAAAAGAAAAACTTGATATTTTAAAAGAAGCTGACGATATTTTTATTGAAGGTCTTATAAAAGAAAACTTGTATGATTCGGTTTGGCAGGCAGCAACAATATTTCTGCCAGTTCAATCTGTAGGAGTAATGGGCGATGAAAGAACTTATGAAAATGCAATTTGCCTCAGAGCAGTAACATCAACCGATGGAATGACTGCCGACTGGGTTCATCTGCCCTACGAATTTTTAGCAAAAGTTTCGAATGAAATTATTAATAAAGTAAAAGGTGTAAATAGGGTTGTTTATGATATTAGTTCCAAACCACCTGCTACTATTGAATGGGAATAA
- a CDS encoding CpsB/CapC family capsule biosynthesis tyrosine phosphatase produces the protein MFKNIFSSGKKNKLIDFSEITVDMHSHLIPGIDDGAQSIDESIALIKNMHELGYKKLIITPHVMQDSFRNTNETIIAGLNNLKKHLNENDINIEVDAAAEYLLDYSFEEIFKSRKFLSFGNKHVLIELAYFNPPENLESVLFEMQIEGYKPILAHPERYPYWYGDFEHYQKLKDRGVYFQLNAISLTGYYSLPTKKIAEKLIDNNMIEFIGSDLHNQKYFEELEKSACEKYFKKLMESGKLLNKQLL, from the coding sequence ATGTTTAAAAATATTTTCAGTTCTGGGAAAAAAAACAAACTCATTGATTTTTCAGAAATCACTGTGGATATGCATTCGCATTTAATTCCCGGCATTGATGATGGAGCACAATCAATTGATGAAAGCATTGCTCTGATTAAAAATATGCACGAACTCGGATATAAAAAACTAATAATTACTCCGCATGTAATGCAGGATTCATTCAGAAATACCAATGAAACAATTATTGCAGGACTTAATAATCTAAAAAAACATTTGAATGAAAATGATATAAACATTGAAGTTGATGCTGCTGCTGAGTATCTGCTCGATTATTCTTTTGAGGAAATTTTTAAATCAAGAAAATTTCTTTCTTTCGGTAATAAACATGTTTTAATTGAATTGGCATATTTCAATCCACCTGAAAATCTGGAATCGGTTTTATTTGAAATGCAAATAGAAGGATATAAGCCAATACTTGCACATCCGGAAAGATATCCATACTGGTACGGCGATTTCGAACACTACCAAAAACTTAAAGACAGAGGAGTTTATTTTCAACTTAATGCCATTTCACTAACAGGTTATTATTCTTTACCAACGAAAAAGATAGCTGAAAAGCTTATTGACAATAATATGATAGAATTTATAGGCAGTGATTTGCACAATCAGAAATATTTTGAAGAGCTCGAGAAATCAGCATGCGAAAAGTATTTTAAAAAACTTATGGAATCAGGAAAATTACTAAATAAACAATTATTGTGA
- the rfbB gene encoding dTDP-glucose 4,6-dehydratase — MRKILITGGAGFIGSHVVRLFVNKHPEYKIINLDKLTYAGNLANLRDIEKKQNYEFVKGDIVVQDFIENLFEKYKFDGVIHLAAESHVDRSITNPTEFIYTNIVGTINLLNAAKNIWKAHFENKKFYHISTDEVYGSLGATGRFTETTSYDPRSPYSASKASSDHLVRAYFHTYKLPIVISNCSNNYGPYQFPEKLIPLAFNNIKNNKPVPIYGKGENIRDWLYVEDHANAIDLIYHKGKIGETYNIGGNNEWANLELIKKLCEIMDLKLNRSKETSVKLLAFVKDRAGHDLRYAIDSTKIQKELNWKPSVKFEEGLEKTINWYLENEEWLNNVTSGDYQKYYEQQYKTLA, encoded by the coding sequence ATGCGAAAAATTTTAATTACCGGTGGCGCAGGTTTTATTGGTTCACATGTAGTCAGGTTATTTGTAAATAAACATCCTGAATATAAAATTATTAATCTTGACAAACTCACTTATGCCGGAAATCTTGCTAATCTTAGGGATATAGAAAAAAAACAAAATTATGAATTTGTAAAAGGTGATATTGTTGTTCAGGATTTTATTGAAAATTTATTTGAAAAATATAAATTCGATGGAGTTATTCATCTTGCTGCCGAATCGCACGTTGATAGGTCTATTACAAATCCAACTGAATTTATTTATACTAATATTGTTGGTACAATAAATTTATTGAACGCTGCAAAAAATATATGGAAAGCTCATTTTGAGAATAAAAAATTTTATCATATCTCCACAGATGAGGTTTATGGCTCGCTTGGTGCAACCGGACGTTTTACGGAAACTACTTCTTATGACCCGCGAAGTCCGTATTCCGCATCAAAAGCAAGTTCCGACCACTTGGTAAGAGCATATTTTCATACTTACAAATTACCAATTGTAATTTCTAATTGCTCGAATAATTACGGACCATATCAGTTTCCCGAAAAATTAATTCCTCTTGCATTTAATAATATAAAAAACAACAAACCTGTTCCGATATACGGAAAAGGTGAAAACATAAGGGATTGGCTGTATGTTGAAGACCATGCCAATGCAATTGATTTGATTTATCATAAAGGCAAAATTGGCGAAACGTATAATATCGGTGGAAATAATGAATGGGCAAATTTGGAACTCATAAAAAAACTTTGTGAAATAATGGATTTGAAATTGAACCGTTCAAAAGAAACTTCCGTAAAATTGCTCGCATTTGTGAAAGACCGTGCAGGTCACGATTTGCGTTATGCCATTGACTCAACAAAAATCCAAAAAGAATTAAACTGGAAACCTTCTGTAAAATTTGAAGAAGGATTGGAAAAAACCATTAACTGGTATCTTGAAAATGAAGAATGGCTGAATAATGTAACATCAGGCGATTACCAGAAATATTATGAACAACAATATAAAACGTTAGCATAA
- the galE gene encoding UDP-glucose 4-epimerase GalE, whose amino-acid sequence MNKAKILVTGGTGYIGSHTVVELQQKGFDVVIVDNFSNSYHEVVDSIEKITNIHPEFQEFDLCDFEKTYSFFKENKIDAIIHFAAFKAVGESVEKPLKYYHNNLFSLINLLKCANEFGVNNFVFSSSCTVYGQSDELPVTEKAPIKQALSPYGNTKQISEEIISDTVETTSLKSILLRYFNPIGAHESSLIGELPIGIPNNLVPFITQTAIGKHEFLRVFGNDYNTPDGTCIRDYIHVVDLAKAHVIAVERLLNNKNKSAYEIFNLGTGNGNSVLEVIKTFEKVSGVKLNYKLVERRAGDIEKVWASTEYANKELGWKAEKDLNEMLKSAWDWEISLNKKV is encoded by the coding sequence ATGAATAAAGCTAAAATACTTGTAACAGGTGGAACAGGATATATCGGTTCCCACACAGTAGTGGAGCTTCAGCAAAAAGGATTTGATGTTGTTATTGTTGATAATTTTTCAAACTCATATCATGAAGTAGTTGATTCTATTGAAAAAATAACAAATATACATCCCGAATTTCAGGAATTTGATTTATGTGATTTTGAAAAAACTTATTCTTTCTTCAAAGAAAATAAAATTGATGCGATAATACATTTTGCAGCATTCAAAGCCGTTGGCGAATCAGTTGAAAAACCGCTGAAATATTATCATAATAATTTGTTTTCGCTTATTAATCTTCTTAAATGTGCAAATGAATTTGGTGTGAATAATTTTGTTTTTTCTTCTTCATGTACTGTTTACGGACAATCTGATGAATTGCCCGTAACAGAGAAAGCGCCTATAAAACAAGCATTGTCACCTTACGGCAACACAAAACAAATTTCAGAGGAAATTATTTCAGACACAGTAGAAACAACATCCCTTAAATCAATATTACTAAGATATTTCAATCCTATAGGTGCTCATGAATCATCATTAATTGGTGAGCTTCCTATCGGAATTCCAAATAATCTTGTTCCGTTCATAACTCAGACAGCTATAGGAAAACACGAATTTTTAAGAGTTTTCGGAAACGATTACAATACGCCCGATGGTACTTGTATCAGGGATTACATTCATGTTGTAGATTTGGCAAAAGCCCATGTTATTGCCGTTGAAAGATTATTGAACAATAAAAATAAATCTGCTTATGAAATATTCAATCTCGGAACAGGCAACGGAAATTCGGTTTTAGAAGTCATTAAAACATTTGAAAAAGTTTCGGGAGTAAAATTAAATTATAAACTTGTTGAAAGAAGAGCGGGAGATATTGAAAAAGTTTGGGCAAGCACAGAATATGCAAATAAAGAATTAGGATGGAAAGCCGAAAAAGATTTAAACGAAATGCTCAAATCGGCGTGGGATTGGGAAATTTCATTAAATAAAAAAGTATAA